A window of Akkermansia muciniphila contains these coding sequences:
- a CDS encoding NUDIX domain-containing protein — translation MERVYRPNVAGLLVWEDGKLLVCERSRQKGAWQFPQGGIDPRETALEAVKREVREEAEFLPS, via the coding sequence ATGGAAAGAGTGTATCGTCCCAATGTGGCGGGGCTGTTGGTCTGGGAGGACGGAAAGCTGCTGGTTTGCGAACGTTCCAGGCAAAAAGGGGCCTGGCAGTTTCCCCAGGGGGGGATTGATCCAAGGGAGACGGCTCTGGAGGCCGTGAAGCGGGAAGTCCGGGAGGAAGCGGAGTTCCTGCCGTCCTAG
- a CDS encoding AAA family ATPase, whose translation MYLLDEPENSLSAENQQKLACFLEDFYRFYKCQFTISTHSPFLLAVKGVKVYDMDELPFKVKNGLI comes from the coding sequence TTGTATTTACTGGATGAACCGGAGAACAGCCTGTCCGCGGAGAATCAACAGAAGTTGGCGTGCTTTTTGGAAGATTTCTACAGGTTCTACAAGTGCCAGTTTACTATATCCACCCACTCACCTTTCCTTTTGGCCGTGAAAGGCGTTAAAGTGTATGACATGGATGAGCTTCCTTTTAAAGTAAAAAATGGACTGATTTAA